One part of the Mariniblastus fucicola genome encodes these proteins:
- a CDS encoding PEP-CTERM sorting domain-containing protein (PEP-CTERM proteins occur, often in large numbers, in the proteomes of bacteria that also encode an exosortase, a predicted intramembrane cysteine proteinase. The presence of a PEP-CTERM domain at a protein's C-terminus predicts cleavage within the sorting domain, followed by covalent anchoring to some some component of the (usually Gram-negative) cell surface. Many PEP-CTERM proteins exhibit an unusual sequence composition that includes large numbers of potential glycosylation sites. Expression of one such protein has been shown restore the ability of a bacterium to form floc, a type of biofilm.), with amino-acid sequence MNVRNVFSLAIVALVACCSQGFAQTYSLGYDQTRYDVSPGDSVDVTLILTEEIADGETARLAGGGTDGLFAFGLGVDYSSFTGGASGSTFGSITFNSDFLQSDPDFVQVFDSGSVVSFETSETSGQGVSGMMISPNEYQLELATLSFDAGAINSLTTLQLRTGEAPVTNPALFFADGETPAVGFGSTQIFVNAVPEPGSAAILAIVAGVGVLRRRRK; translated from the coding sequence ATGAATGTTCGCAACGTTTTCTCGCTTGCCATAGTCGCACTTGTGGCTTGCTGCTCACAAGGGTTTGCACAAACGTATTCGCTTGGATACGACCAGACGCGCTACGACGTTTCGCCAGGCGATTCAGTCGACGTAACGCTGATTCTTACCGAAGAAATCGCTGACGGCGAAACCGCCCGCTTGGCAGGCGGCGGGACCGACGGATTGTTCGCATTTGGCTTGGGCGTTGACTATTCGTCATTCACCGGTGGAGCCAGTGGATCAACGTTTGGGTCAATCACTTTCAATTCAGATTTCCTTCAGTCCGATCCTGATTTCGTACAAGTTTTTGACAGCGGGTCAGTGGTCTCGTTTGAGACTTCAGAAACAAGCGGCCAAGGCGTGTCAGGGATGATGATTTCGCCAAACGAGTACCAACTCGAACTTGCAACACTTAGCTTTGATGCCGGAGCAATTAATTCGCTTACAACACTGCAGCTTCGTACGGGTGAGGCACCAGTCACCAACCCGGCACTGTTCTTTGCGGATGGAGAGACGCCCGCAGTCGGATTTGGCAGCACGCAGATTTTCGTCAACGCTGTACCGGAACCTGGCAGCGCTGCGATCCTGGCAATCGTGGCCGGCGTTGGAGTTCTGCGACGTCGCCGAAAGTAA
- the purD gene encoding phosphoribosylamine--glycine ligase: MNILIVGNGGREHALAWKVAQSPRVERVFVAPGNAGTQQDAENVDIAATDIPALVKFAKENDIAYTVAGPEVPLCDGLADAFKAAGLSVFGPSKEAAALEGSKSFCKKVMRNADVPTADFHEFRDAEGAERFINERYFETPEDVPLVVKADGLAAGKGAIVCSTRDEALEAIDIIARQKQFGSAGDKLIIEDRLEGFEASILAITDGKTILTLPPAEDHKRALDGDLGPNTGGMGAYCPTPTIDDETLRWVESNVLVPTVHAMKRQRTPFLGILYAGLMMTPQGPKVLEYNVRFGDPECQPLLFRLKTDLVDIIEATCERRLSSIGPLEWDDRPSVCVVMASGGYPGKYETGKVIRGLEEAAKIPDVKVFHAGTKVDSEGNVVTTGGRVLGVTAMGDSVATAKLQAYKAVKCIRWDGAWCRKDIADKAMTAR, translated from the coding sequence ATGAATATATTGATCGTCGGAAACGGCGGACGTGAACACGCGTTGGCCTGGAAAGTAGCTCAATCCCCCCGGGTCGAGCGGGTTTTCGTAGCTCCCGGAAATGCCGGCACGCAGCAAGACGCAGAGAATGTCGATATCGCTGCGACCGACATTCCTGCGCTGGTCAAGTTTGCCAAAGAGAACGATATCGCCTACACCGTCGCGGGCCCCGAAGTGCCACTTTGCGATGGGTTGGCAGATGCGTTCAAAGCCGCTGGCCTGTCGGTGTTCGGTCCTTCCAAAGAAGCCGCCGCACTCGAAGGCAGTAAATCCTTCTGCAAAAAAGTGATGCGCAACGCTGACGTGCCGACCGCTGACTTTCACGAGTTCCGGGACGCCGAAGGAGCCGAACGCTTCATCAATGAACGTTACTTTGAAACGCCCGAAGATGTGCCACTGGTAGTCAAAGCCGACGGTCTCGCTGCCGGCAAAGGCGCCATCGTGTGCTCGACGCGCGATGAAGCTTTGGAAGCGATCGACATCATCGCCAGGCAAAAGCAATTCGGTTCAGCAGGTGACAAGCTTATCATTGAAGATCGGCTCGAAGGTTTCGAGGCCAGCATCCTTGCAATTACCGATGGCAAAACGATTCTGACGTTGCCGCCGGCCGAAGATCACAAACGGGCTCTCGATGGTGACCTCGGCCCAAATACCGGAGGCATGGGAGCCTACTGTCCGACGCCGACCATCGATGACGAAACGTTGCGGTGGGTCGAGTCCAATGTTCTGGTGCCAACGGTACACGCGATGAAGCGTCAGCGGACTCCGTTTTTGGGCATCCTGTACGCGGGCTTGATGATGACGCCGCAGGGACCGAAAGTTCTGGAGTACAACGTTCGATTTGGCGATCCCGAATGTCAGCCGCTTCTGTTTCGGCTCAAGACAGATCTGGTCGACATCATTGAAGCGACCTGTGAAAGGCGTTTGTCGTCGATCGGTCCATTGGAATGGGACGACCGCCCCAGCGTTTGCGTTGTGATGGCTTCCGGCGGTTATCCGGGAAAATACGAAACGGGCAAAGTGATTCGCGGACTTGAAGAAGCTGCCAAAATTCCGGACGTGAAAGTCTTTCATGCAGGAACGAAGGTGGATAGCGAAGGCAACGTCGTCACCACTGGCGGCCGCGTGCTTGGAGTTACCGCGATGGGTGACTCGGTGGCGACTGCAAAACTGCAGGCCTACAAAGCGGTCAAATGCATCCGCTGGGACGGTGCCTGGTGCCGCAAAGACATTGCCGACAAAGCGATGACGGCTCGATAG
- a CDS encoding carboxypeptidase regulatory-like domain-containing protein: protein MKLKLTMGVLLAAAVLLPQTLLAQESKSDWGHLSGTVTVDGDVEAPEEEPVGDHADKPVCLVDGKLPVDDNIVVNAENKGLRDVYVLMYLKKKKTDAVHPSYEEKKKEPVVLDNVNCRFVPHAVFVRTGQKLVLKNSDPVGHNCHITTFNNEHNPNLPANSTAEVKFDVEDSRPGNVTCDLHKWMDSIIFIRDNPYVAITDADGKFTIENLPAGEWEFQFWHKKVGYLKTLAISNHEVSKRGVATIKVTAGETTDLGEMKLPSKSFK from the coding sequence ATGAAATTGAAATTGACCATGGGCGTCCTGCTGGCCGCCGCCGTGCTTTTACCCCAAACATTGTTGGCCCAGGAATCCAAGTCGGATTGGGGACATCTTTCGGGAACCGTTACCGTCGACGGCGACGTGGAAGCCCCCGAAGAAGAACCTGTCGGTGATCACGCCGACAAGCCCGTCTGCCTGGTCGATGGGAAACTGCCCGTGGACGACAACATCGTCGTCAACGCCGAGAACAAGGGACTCCGCGACGTCTACGTCCTGATGTACTTGAAAAAGAAAAAAACGGATGCTGTTCATCCGTCCTACGAGGAAAAGAAGAAGGAACCTGTGGTTCTGGACAACGTAAATTGTCGCTTTGTTCCACACGCGGTTTTCGTTCGCACCGGCCAGAAACTGGTGCTGAAAAACTCGGATCCGGTGGGGCACAACTGCCACATCACGACGTTCAACAACGAACACAATCCGAACCTTCCCGCAAACTCAACTGCTGAAGTCAAGTTCGACGTCGAGGACTCACGCCCAGGCAACGTGACTTGTGACCTGCACAAATGGATGGACAGTATTATCTTCATCCGCGACAACCCGTACGTTGCAATCACCGATGCCGACGGCAAGTTCACGATCGAAAACCTGCCGGCTGGCGAATGGGAATTCCAGTTCTGGCACAAGAAGGTCGGCTATCTGAAGACGCTGGCGATTTCAAACCATGAAGTCTCCAAACGAGGCGTCGCGACGATCAAAGTCACTGCGGGCGAGACGACTGATCTTGGAGAAATGAAGCTGCCTTCCAAATCGTTCAAGTAG
- a CDS encoding cytochrome c, whose amino-acid sequence MSANNIGVRASFPNVTVLAKLHTIFATLIFSVALVAVGGCEKAPAPTFHLNEVEILKQEKASLANGEHFDDSHDDEIRNILSSLFGTPDQPRFPFLQGDEDPAHEFIDFENLEWAAGRVHSDQDGKPISGLYREHCAQCHGITGDGAGATAAFLNPYPRDFRLSKFKFKSTPLRRSPTDHDLELVLRNGIPGTAMPSFRTLPDEEIQALIDYVKYLTIRGQMERMLISELSSTEGKPLLDMSHAEDGDLVAALAKIESTDASTDRDDDVAESDESRSAFEEQLDYLLNELYFEGPLKRWSNTEDAVTEVPPVPESIRTTHPDHSQLVELGRELFYAKGNCAQCHGDTAMGDGQQTSYDDWTNDWIKSAGVDPTDKSTYQDFLDAGALRPRAIRPRNLRLPVYRGGGRPEDLYLRIKNGIEGTPMPAAATLSDQEIWAMVAYVKSLPFEQVVPQETK is encoded by the coding sequence ATGTCGGCCAACAATATTGGAGTACGAGCGTCTTTCCCGAACGTGACTGTGTTGGCCAAACTTCATACCATCTTCGCGACCTTGATTTTTTCGGTCGCTCTTGTCGCCGTCGGCGGATGCGAAAAAGCTCCCGCGCCGACCTTTCACCTGAACGAAGTTGAGATTCTCAAGCAAGAGAAAGCTTCGCTGGCCAACGGCGAGCACTTCGATGATTCGCACGACGACGAAATCCGCAACATTCTCTCTTCGCTGTTTGGCACACCAGATCAGCCCAGGTTTCCGTTTCTCCAAGGCGACGAAGATCCGGCACATGAGTTCATCGATTTCGAAAATCTTGAGTGGGCCGCCGGACGAGTCCACAGCGATCAGGATGGAAAACCAATTTCCGGTCTCTATCGCGAACATTGCGCTCAATGCCACGGCATCACGGGCGATGGAGCAGGGGCGACGGCAGCGTTTTTAAATCCGTATCCAAGAGATTTTCGATTGTCCAAGTTCAAGTTCAAATCGACTCCGCTGAGGCGTTCTCCAACCGATCACGATTTGGAACTGGTTTTGCGAAACGGCATTCCGGGCACAGCGATGCCTTCGTTTCGCACGCTGCCGGATGAAGAAATTCAGGCTTTAATCGACTACGTCAAATATTTGACGATACGTGGTCAGATGGAGCGGATGTTGATCTCGGAGCTCAGTTCCACCGAAGGCAAGCCGTTGTTGGACATGAGTCATGCCGAAGACGGGGATTTGGTTGCGGCGCTGGCGAAGATCGAATCGACGGATGCTTCAACAGATCGTGACGACGATGTCGCGGAATCCGATGAATCACGTAGCGCGTTTGAGGAACAGCTCGACTATCTGCTAAACGAACTTTATTTCGAAGGCCCGCTTAAGCGTTGGAGCAACACCGAAGATGCGGTGACTGAAGTTCCACCTGTTCCCGAATCGATTCGCACGACACATCCGGACCATTCGCAGCTCGTTGAGTTGGGACGCGAACTGTTTTATGCCAAAGGCAACTGTGCGCAGTGCCACGGCGATACTGCGATGGGTGACGGGCAGCAAACAAGCTACGACGATTGGACCAATGACTGGATCAAGTCAGCGGGTGTGGATCCGACAGACAAATCAACCTACCAGGACTTTCTTGATGCAGGAGCACTCAGGCCACGCGCGATCCGTCCGCGAAACCTTCGGCTGCCCGTCTACCGCGGCGGTGGTCGTCCAGAAGATTTGTATTTGCGAATCAAGAATGGCATTGAAGGGACTCCAATGCCGGCGGCCGCGACGCTCAGCGATCAGGAGATTTGGGCGATGGTGGCGTATGTGAAATCGTTGCCGTTCGAACAAGTCGTGCCACAAGAAACAAAGTAG
- a CDS encoding cytochrome c oxidase subunit I: MADPLANQLPGAESQRRSVPVRFFTTCVFATDHKVIGRRFLFSSLIWFAIGGLFALAIRWQLAWPWSDVPILGSAINGETGVRMSPRFYDLLFSMHATIMVFFVMIPILFGAFGNFLIPLMTGADDMAFPRLNMLGYWLMWPAFGCLTLCFLLYANGLSAEWTVPPSSLLSDVSQSIKFAQQLWILSLLFVVASSMLGAINILTTVLQMRSPGMNMIRLPMTVWGLFISATLQAIAYPVLIAALMMQLSDLTFGTGFTGLNLAGDDLFAVDGSAQAIPWRRLFWSVSRPAAYILILPVIGMVSDMIACFSRKPLFGYRPMVCSIIAIAGLGLAVCAHQQFAVETNGSLMVSLVVPTTLIVIAISIKAFNWFATMRNGQLQLSNPMLFSIGVVLMIMVGGFVGVIMSVPKIGMNRGTNFAVADLHYLLFGSSILGVFAAIYFWFPKMFGRKLNLTLGKLHFLFTFLLLNCTFLPMYLLKQAHLPGTLPPHQASALAAEPFKNMSDFNVFITWSAILLGATQLIFVANFLGSLFFGKKAEANPWRCNSLEWTTPSPPVRGNFETQPLVYRGPYEYGHPDRDQDFWPQSEPETSS; this comes from the coding sequence ATGGCCGATCCTCTTGCGAATCAACTACCGGGTGCAGAAAGTCAACGCCGCAGCGTGCCAGTCAGGTTTTTCACAACCTGTGTGTTCGCGACTGACCACAAAGTCATTGGACGACGGTTTCTCTTTTCGTCGCTGATCTGGTTCGCCATCGGAGGACTGTTTGCATTGGCCATCCGCTGGCAACTGGCATGGCCGTGGAGCGACGTTCCGATTCTGGGTTCGGCCATCAATGGTGAAACCGGAGTTCGGATGTCACCCCGGTTTTACGATCTTCTGTTCTCGATGCACGCCACGATCATGGTTTTCTTCGTGATGATTCCGATTCTCTTCGGAGCGTTTGGGAACTTCCTGATTCCACTGATGACTGGCGCCGACGACATGGCATTTCCGCGGCTCAACATGCTGGGCTACTGGTTGATGTGGCCCGCGTTTGGCTGCCTCACTCTCTGCTTTCTACTGTACGCCAACGGACTGTCGGCGGAATGGACGGTTCCACCGTCGAGCTTACTGTCGGACGTATCGCAGTCGATTAAGTTTGCACAGCAACTTTGGATTCTGTCGCTGCTGTTCGTCGTCGCGTCATCGATGCTCGGTGCGATCAACATCCTGACAACGGTTTTGCAGATGCGGTCGCCTGGCATGAACATGATTCGCTTGCCGATGACCGTTTGGGGTTTGTTCATCTCGGCGACCCTCCAAGCGATTGCGTATCCGGTCTTGATCGCCGCGTTGATGATGCAGCTGTCGGACTTGACGTTCGGAACAGGGTTCACTGGCCTGAACCTGGCCGGAGACGATCTGTTCGCAGTCGACGGAAGCGCCCAAGCGATCCCGTGGCGGCGTTTGTTCTGGTCCGTTTCGCGGCCCGCGGCTTACATCCTGATCCTGCCGGTGATCGGCATGGTCTCCGACATGATTGCGTGTTTTTCGCGAAAGCCGCTGTTTGGATATCGCCCCATGGTCTGCTCGATCATCGCGATCGCCGGACTTGGTTTGGCTGTTTGTGCTCATCAGCAGTTCGCCGTTGAAACAAATGGAAGCCTGATGGTGTCTCTAGTGGTTCCGACGACACTGATCGTAATCGCGATCAGCATCAAAGCTTTCAACTGGTTCGCCACGATGCGGAACGGACAATTGCAACTGTCGAATCCGATGCTATTCAGCATTGGCGTCGTCTTGATGATCATGGTCGGCGGCTTCGTCGGAGTCATCATGTCCGTGCCCAAGATCGGCATGAATCGGGGCACTAACTTTGCCGTCGCTGATCTGCACTATCTGCTTTTCGGCAGCAGCATTCTGGGTGTTTTCGCGGCGATCTACTTTTGGTTCCCGAAGATGTTCGGCCGGAAGCTGAATCTGACACTGGGAAAGCTTCACTTTCTGTTTACGTTCTTGCTTCTGAACTGCACCTTCTTGCCGATGTATTTGCTCAAGCAGGCACATCTGCCTGGGACGTTGCCACCACATCAAGCTTCGGCTTTGGCTGCTGAACCATTCAAGAACATGAGCGACTTCAACGTGTTCATCACCTGGTCGGCGATACTGCTGGGAGCCACCCAGTTGATTTTTGTGGCCAACTTTCTGGGAAGTCTGTTTTTCGGCAAGAAAGCTGAAGCGAATCCGTGGCGATGCAATTCCCTGGAATGGACGACGCCCAGCCCGCCGGTGAGAGGAAACTTTGAGACTCAACCGCTGGTTTATCGTGGTCCGTATGAATATGGTCATCCTGATCGAGATCAGGACTTTTGGCCCCAGAGTGAGCCTGAAACCAGTAGTTAG
- a CDS encoding ABC transporter permease, whose protein sequence is MIENSLPLILAQDIRVTYWLTPVWILSAGITLGFLLVLLSYLKISILQRIPGINSVASKRGSFIVGGIVLTLVYLGCYAAFLYWVQAFTFDLNRDLQPMLYMLPVCALFGFGAWTLVAKKFAGEFSSQFNEGLLKWLNRICIAFTIFFVIGFPLAKFNGFGVIEPVEEPVELMKSLARLPFATSVTDSMTIEPSERNHAGDQFPVNFHGRELKGIRINSTEPIEVAAEPIRGDLLYILRVDPSEELRSYSPRSDGQGMFKHETYNEIYINNLGDEPAQVTVTIGTGPFYSEVIVIPIVAAIVLLTYLLPLMLASALPKISAIALSTFKTEVSQPLFLLVILVGAAFIVTAIYIPYNTFGEDIKMYKDSGLNLLRVMAIFTAVWAASKSVAEEIEGRTALTVLSKPVSRRQFILGKFSGISMSVALLFLLLGLWFMIWVAYKPVYDGQEAANKLRDWAQPFTESFNIAPGLFLCFLEIVIFVAISVAISTRMGILANFLICASIYVLGHLTPMIVQSSVAQFEPVVVFGQLVSTVFPVLDHFDIQAAISRNTSVPLAYLAEMLVYTGLYSTVAMLLSLVFFEDRDLA, encoded by the coding sequence ATGATCGAGAACTCCCTCCCCCTCATTCTGGCGCAAGACATCCGCGTTACCTATTGGCTGACGCCTGTTTGGATTCTGTCTGCTGGAATCACGCTCGGGTTTTTGCTGGTACTGTTGAGCTATTTGAAGATTTCGATTCTGCAGAGAATCCCGGGCATCAATTCGGTCGCCTCAAAACGAGGCTCATTTATTGTCGGCGGCATCGTGCTGACATTGGTCTATCTCGGCTGCTACGCGGCGTTTCTGTATTGGGTCCAAGCGTTCACTTTCGATCTGAACCGGGATCTACAACCGATGCTTTATATGCTGCCGGTTTGCGCGCTGTTTGGATTTGGCGCCTGGACGCTGGTTGCGAAAAAGTTCGCGGGAGAGTTTTCGTCGCAGTTCAATGAAGGCCTGCTGAAGTGGCTGAACCGAATCTGCATCGCGTTCACGATCTTTTTCGTCATCGGATTCCCGCTGGCCAAGTTCAACGGCTTTGGAGTGATCGAGCCTGTCGAGGAACCGGTCGAGTTGATGAAGTCTCTGGCACGACTCCCGTTTGCTACCAGCGTGACGGACAGCATGACCATTGAGCCGAGCGAAAGGAACCACGCCGGCGACCAGTTTCCGGTAAATTTTCACGGTCGGGAACTCAAGGGAATTCGTATTAATTCAACAGAACCGATCGAGGTCGCGGCGGAGCCCATTCGCGGAGACCTGCTGTATATCCTTCGCGTCGACCCTTCAGAAGAACTTCGATCGTACAGCCCGAGGTCTGACGGGCAGGGCATGTTCAAGCATGAAACGTACAACGAGATCTACATCAACAACCTTGGCGACGAGCCTGCTCAGGTAACGGTAACCATCGGAACCGGTCCGTTTTACAGCGAGGTGATTGTCATTCCAATCGTAGCGGCGATCGTGCTGCTGACGTACCTGCTGCCTCTGATGTTAGCCAGCGCCTTGCCGAAAATCTCTGCCATCGCTCTGTCGACATTCAAGACAGAAGTCTCCCAGCCGCTGTTTTTGCTGGTCATTCTGGTCGGTGCAGCGTTCATCGTGACCGCGATCTATATCCCGTACAACACCTTCGGTGAAGACATCAAGATGTACAAGGATTCAGGTTTGAACCTTTTGCGTGTGATGGCCATTTTCACGGCGGTTTGGGCCGCAAGTAAGTCAGTCGCCGAAGAGATCGAGGGGCGGACCGCGCTGACCGTGCTCTCCAAACCCGTTAGTCGCCGGCAGTTCATCCTCGGGAAGTTTTCCGGGATCTCGATGTCGGTCGCGCTGCTGTTTTTGCTGCTGGGCTTGTGGTTCATGATCTGGGTCGCTTACAAACCAGTTTATGATGGCCAAGAGGCGGCAAACAAGTTGAGGGACTGGGCCCAGCCGTTCACGGAATCCTTCAATATTGCTCCGGGATTGTTCCTGTGCTTCCTGGAGATCGTGATTTTCGTCGCGATCAGTGTTGCCATTTCGACTCGCATGGGCATCCTTGCGAACTTTCTAATCTGTGCCTCGATCTATGTGCTTGGACACCTGACGCCGATGATCGTTCAGTCTTCCGTTGCTCAATTCGAACCCGTCGTGGTGTTTGGTCAACTGGTGTCGACGGTCTTTCCGGTCCTGGACCACTTTGACATTCAGGCGGCAATCAGCAGGAATACGTCCGTTCCGCTGGCGTATCTCGCTGAAATGTTGGTGTACACGGGGCTCTATTCGACGGTCGCGATGCTTCTTTCACTGGTGTTCTTTGAAGACCGTGACTTGGCGTAG
- a CDS encoding Gfo/Idh/MocA family oxidoreductase has translation MSQLRVAVVGAGNLGRIHAKLLGEHRGVNLVAVADPSPEACDRIAETIDTKTISDYQDLIGHIDAAIIATPTRFHHQVASDLLGHGIHTLIEKPITDSVSTANDIVSLADRTGCIVQVGHVERFNPAFETAISKIGTPKFIQASRTSTYTFRSTDIGVVHDLMIHDIDLVNSIVGGSLVDTRAIGFSMFGGNEDMAQARLQFSCGAVANLTASRSSFSAERSMQIFGTDGFAKIDFTESKVTFVRVPSWMKNREVDFFNLSEPQKQFVRETLFDNVLPMEEVVVERNNAILQEQADFIAAIRDNLQPRVPAIHGALAVEVAQSVIDSIASHQWQPGTAASSGPLPMVAVASGTDAIPDQLFRTPGQVRRAA, from the coding sequence GTGAGCCAGTTACGAGTCGCCGTTGTCGGAGCAGGAAACCTCGGACGCATTCACGCCAAATTGCTCGGAGAACATCGTGGCGTTAATCTTGTCGCCGTCGCAGATCCTTCTCCAGAAGCCTGTGATCGAATTGCCGAGACCATCGATACCAAAACGATCAGCGACTATCAGGATCTGATCGGCCATATTGATGCCGCCATCATTGCGACACCAACTCGCTTCCATCACCAGGTCGCCAGTGATTTGCTTGGCCACGGAATTCACACGCTGATCGAGAAACCCATTACGGACAGCGTTTCTACTGCGAACGATATCGTTTCGCTGGCAGACCGAACGGGCTGCATCGTTCAGGTTGGACATGTCGAACGATTCAACCCTGCGTTTGAAACCGCGATATCCAAAATTGGCACGCCCAAATTCATTCAGGCGTCCCGAACCAGTACGTACACTTTTCGTTCCACTGATATTGGTGTCGTTCACGACCTGATGATTCACGACATTGACCTCGTGAACTCAATCGTAGGTGGAAGTTTGGTCGATACCCGGGCGATTGGATTTTCAATGTTCGGCGGTAACGAAGACATGGCTCAGGCCAGGTTGCAGTTTTCATGTGGCGCTGTCGCCAACCTGACGGCTTCACGATCGAGTTTCTCTGCTGAAAGAAGCATGCAAATCTTCGGCACCGACGGATTTGCGAAAATCGATTTTACAGAAAGCAAAGTTACTTTCGTGCGTGTGCCGTCGTGGATGAAGAATCGCGAAGTCGACTTCTTTAATCTGTCCGAACCGCAGAAACAGTTCGTACGAGAGACGCTGTTTGATAACGTGTTGCCGATGGAAGAAGTTGTTGTCGAACGCAACAATGCCATTCTTCAGGAGCAGGCCGACTTTATCGCCGCCATTCGCGATAATCTTCAACCTCGAGTTCCAGCAATTCACGGTGCTTTGGCGGTTGAAGTTGCTCAAAGCGTGATCGACTCGATTGCCAGCCATCAATGGCAACCGGGGACCGCGGCGTCGTCCGGTCCTCTGCCGATGGTCGCGGTTGCTTCTGGCACCGATGCTATTCCCGATCAGCTATTTCGGACGCCAGGCCAAGTCCGACGTGCGGCCTAG
- the lpxA gene encoding acyl-ACP--UDP-N-acetylglucosamine O-acyltransferase: MSPKISNLAVVDPRAQIADDVEIGHFCVVGPKAKIGRGSVLMNNVTIDGDVEIGEDNVISPNAVIGGAPQDTSYRGDETKVVIGDRNVIRECVTINRGTVKEDGYTRVGSDCYFMGNVHVAHDCRVGDHVIIGHGTMLGGHVHVDHHATLSGSVAVTHYGAIGSYTFVGGASRVLQDIAPFMLADGNPARPRCINIVALKRNNFKEEVIDALNEAYRLLYRARVGLENAREILHSKGDMLPDIEHLMDKLSVSQSGRHGRGRERRRKAA; the protein is encoded by the coding sequence ATGTCACCGAAAATTTCCAATCTGGCTGTCGTCGATCCGCGAGCTCAAATCGCAGACGATGTAGAAATCGGCCACTTCTGCGTTGTTGGTCCGAAAGCAAAAATCGGACGCGGCTCGGTTCTCATGAACAACGTCACGATCGATGGCGATGTTGAGATCGGAGAAGACAACGTGATCTCGCCTAACGCCGTGATTGGAGGAGCGCCGCAGGACACCAGTTACCGCGGCGACGAGACCAAGGTCGTCATTGGGGATCGAAATGTGATCCGTGAATGCGTGACGATCAACCGCGGGACGGTCAAGGAAGACGGTTATACACGCGTCGGCAGTGACTGTTACTTCATGGGCAACGTGCATGTTGCGCACGATTGTCGCGTGGGAGATCACGTCATCATCGGCCACGGCACCATGCTTGGCGGACACGTCCACGTGGATCACCATGCAACGCTTTCCGGTTCAGTCGCCGTGACTCATTACGGAGCGATCGGCAGCTATACGTTTGTCGGCGGAGCCAGTCGCGTTTTACAGGACATTGCTCCATTCATGTTGGCCGACGGCAATCCGGCTCGCCCGCGTTGCATCAATATCGTGGCCCTGAAACGAAACAACTTCAAGGAAGAAGTCATCGACGCGCTCAACGAGGCTTATCGTCTGTTGTATCGTGCTCGCGTCGGCTTGGAGAACGCTCGTGAAATTCTGCACAGCAAAGGCGACATGCTTCCGGATATTGAACACTTGATGGACAAACTTTCCGTATCCCAGTCTGGTCGTCATGGCCGCGGTCGGGAACGAAGGAGAAAAGCAGCGTGA